CTAGAAGTAACATCACATGTGATCGGTGCTGTACAggttataaatgtccaggccttcCTAAAATTACATATTCCttatatacacacattacataTGTACATCTAATAAGAGCCATCAATGGTATTCACATTATAAATTTACACTGGTGGAGGGAACAGGGAGGTCGCCCACTGCTGGTTTATAGTCATTGTGCACGCTCTGTAATGCCGCAACTGCAAACGAAAGCCAAATGTCACTGCAAGTGGTCAGCGCTGAAGTGCAAGTAAGAGAGGACGACAGATGCAAGGTATCAGGCAGCCATCAGTCACTGGTGGACCACATCCATTGTAACAGAATATTGGGAGTTGTCCCGTTTCCTGTTAATAAAGCTCAATCATTGCATAAtaaaaagttctgcaactttctaacaAGACTGTGTATTAAGTCATCATTCAAGATCGCTGCTTGCATCCTTTAGCTGAAAACCCATCCTAACCTAAGCCTGCTCATATGGCCGATGGGTCTGATACAATATATCAGTGTAGGTTAGGCCCAGTTCACATTGCGGGTGAACCTTTCCAGCAggctggcagagaacagcctgccgaggTTCACCTCACCTGGCATTGCCGGATTCACTAGATCACCCTCGGATccacattgactttaatggaggttCAGacactttctggcataaatgcgaGGTTTCAGCTGGACAAATCGCTgcttgcagcagtttttgtccagctgacAGCCGGCATTTATGTTGGATCACCTCTGATGTGCACTTTCAGCCTGGTAGCCACAAGATGGACTCGTGCAGTTACTGCATTTAGCCGTCAGGATTGCCAAGCCTACACAGACATTTTACCAATAGTCCACCTGTGATAGCAGAACTAGATCAAAACTTATATTTTTACTCACTGGcatcaagcagagatcttgaaatggCAAGGAACTGAAaaacagacgcaaaacattcagtATACAACCATTGAGTATTTTTAACTCTTCGTCAACCAAGGTAAACTATGTGCTTTCTCCCCAGCATCCAAACCCAGgtacattattattatatatatatatatatatatatatatatatatatatatatatatatatatatatatatatatattttttttttttgcttctgtcCTTTTAAAAATCTATATAAAAATGAAGATATTTACATTTGGATTAACACCAAATCCTGCCAGGCAATATACTCTGCGCTCACCTCAGGGTTGGGGAACTATTTGCACCTTTACTAAGGCGTGAGGTTCACCAAGCCTGAACACTGCTGCTAGTCCAGAGCTGCTCCTCCTGCAAGTAGTAGATATGGTGCCAGACAATGAAGAAGCAGCACGGAACTAGCAGGACTTTCAGAAGATCCAAGCGACCCCTCAGACTAATTAAAAATCTAAATCATGAGTCTTTGTTTTGTTTGAACTCTGCACGATGACAAAAATAATACTAATAACCTCTCCGTATAGAGCTGCACAGTAGACATGGATGCTGTCAAGTGTAGCGATTATTGCAGCAGTTCCTTGACTCAGTTCATCTCCTCCACTAATACGCGGTGCTCCCTGCTGACAGAAACCATAAACATGATACAGTTTATAATatgtcatatatacagtatatatttcctACAAGAAATATTCGTAAATTATTTACATACAAAAAAGCTGCATggcatttttattcatttttgttGTTTATTACATAATGGATCAATGGagtaataatatataaataatacacagcatatacttgaactgTGATGCTGACACCAACAGGAGGGGAAGAGAATTACAGCCTGACTCAACAACATAACTCCACCATGATTACCAATAGGACGCTTTATCTGGTAAAATGAACCAAACTGAAGACCGAAATATTAAGAGGATCATACTTGTATGAGTGCAAAATTGTAGCCTCAGAAAAATGTGCAAAGAATCGGAACATGATCATTATTATTCACGCTTGGCAAGGTTTGGACTCTGCCCCCCCACAGTGGAGACAATATAGTTTAGCACTATATAACCTATGCCAAATGTTTGAAGATTGGACAGGCGTTTAAAAGGGAACTCCACTGAAATGCATCTTCTCACAGAAGAGAACACCCATGGGGGATTGTGAACTGGGGCCCACAAAGATCCCAATGATCTGTGAATGTGATGTTAGGAATCTTGTACTATTAGTTTGGCAATCAGTGGGGAATCCGGACTTCAAAAGGAAATGAGGAGTTTCCAACATACAATGCAACTAATAAAAAATATTGACTAGGTGTGCCATaacgtctttaaaggggttgtctcatctcagacaatgggggcatattgctaggatatgcccccattgtctgataggtgcgggtcccagtagtgggaccggcacctatatcaagaacagagccctgaaagtgttggagggcgcactgtgcatgtgcagccgtcttccattcattctctatggggccaccgaaaatagccgagccatttCTGTtgaggcccatagaagtgaatgggagcggtggacggtcatgcacggtgcgctcccattcacttccatgaggGGGATTGCTTGGTGGTGGCAGTACCGGAGTCCTTCAGCCACCattttgcggggctccgttcccgatatgggtgcgggtcccagcagtgggacccacacctataagacaatgggggcatatcctagtggtatggccccattgtctcagatgagacaacccctttaagctttaaaGAGATTCCGCACTTATCACATTGATTTTTAGATTTAATATTATGTGTTGTTAATCTCAATCTGTCTTTATAGCGTTCAGGTCTCCGTTTCTCCAATACAGATCTCAAAATCTCTGTACAGCCATAAAATTACATCtatctgtagccaccactagggagagtTTCCTGCTCAGGCCACAATTACATCTTTGCTGTCATTTCCGTTTTTATGTTCCGTTATAGGaacagcaaaagaaaaaaatatcagcAGTGTCAAATGGACAAAAATGGCACCTGACAAACCACACTGACAATTATAGGGTTTGTGAAATAGCCATAATGTGGTCTGTCATTTTGCCGTAGAAAATAGTGCAGTACACTGCATTATTTTGTCAGCCATTTAACAGATTCTCTGACACTGAGGTCTTATTACACTAAACTCCTCCTAGTGGTAGATGCAAGCAGACAGAACTTTAGCATGGAACTCGGGGAATTTATCAAGGAGGTAAGCCGGTTTTTCAGTCATACAAAAGGTCTCATTTTTGCACAAGCAGCTTTTCAATTTTCAGCCCTTTGAGGCTTAGTAGGAAAGGTGTGACCTCCCAAGGCCTCTCAGATTTACTGTCATTCACACCAGAAACTGGAGTAAACAACAGCTCAAATATAACTCATAGCTGACACAGATTTGATTTTCTAGTGCACAGACTACCAGAAGATGTGCCAAATGCATAGCCCCCCTAATAAAAACTGGTGCATCTTACTCCAGTACGCTTCTTATTAAGATTGGCATACAAGTCGCCAGTCTTAATCAATTCCTCCCAATGTCTATGAAACTGTCAGAAATTCACCACTTCAGTTACAAAGGAAGATGCAAAGCCAGACCAAGTCCATAAATCCCACTAGGCAATTTCAAACTCTACACCAAAAAGACAAaagatctgggggggggggcggcaaaaaaataaataaataaagcatcTGCAAATACACCTCAATCCAATTTTATTTAGGATTTTCAATACGCTGATAAATTTCTCTGTGCAACAAACCATGGAAGAGGACATCAATTTAACTGTTTTATAGAGAAATCTGAAAAGTTATACATACCAACTTTAACTGCGATAAAAAAATTCCCGCATTtacaggagatatatatatatttcccacTAAcctatagtatacacagtaagacTGCCATAGATCATAATAAAAGGGAACAACAGCAAGACACTGAACCTTAAATACCATTTGGCAGGGTCACTGCAtgcaaaccagacatgaaccaccaAGTTAAATAACTGGATCAagagattattattatatttttattctaATAAAATCCTgggaaacaaaagaaaaagaaagaaattgcATTGCGGATGGAGATGATCTGCACGAATTTCAAATATACATCTGcaactagaaaaaaaattaaaaaaaactttctGCCTCTTAGAATTGTTTCCTGTGACATGCTTACCTAACAAATCCTTGAAAGTGCTCACTTGCTATAAAAATTAACTTCGGAACCAGGAAAGGAGGGGAGCAACACTGGGGAAGCGCTTCTCTAAGAATCCAAACCACACAATGGCTTTTTATATATAGAAATATCAATCTTTCTAAACAGATTTTAGCTTCTGCTTTGAAAGGATTTTAATTTAAATAGCAAGCCTAAGGATTTATTGCACCACGGTATAGCAGCAAGGTGTGTAAgtaaccacaaaacactgattgggATCTCCTCCCTGAACCCTACCATGTGGTTCTTGTTCTAGCGGTCAGTGGGATATTCCAGTTCAGAGGTCCTTTCCTTTAGCCCTTTTTTCAaaggaagggaaaaaaataataataaaaaataataataacgaagaaaaaaaataaaatttaaaaaagaattTGCGCATTTATCTGTACACAAGGTGGGACAGTTGAGAGGATTTATAGTTTAGCTGATTGTTTGGTGCAAACCGGTGATGATCGCTTTTTCGGCAACAATACTCATGAGAGTAGGCAACAACGCAAGCATCGCACGAGACTTTGGAACAAACTGTGCAGGTGTTGGAAGCTCCAGCTCGGTTGCAAAAGCCACAGCGCAGCGTGGTGGAAGGCTTCATTTTGGCGTTCTGCTGAGACGCGCGTTCCTGGGATGATGTCCCATACGAAGACTTCTCTCGCAGTGCTGAGCCGGAGGAGGAGTAGCCGTCATTCTGTACAGTAGTTTTGATCGACAGGTTGTTCTGCTTTAGCAAAGGGCCATCGGGTCTGTAGATAAGTATACTGTCGCACTTTTGGCATATTGGGCCACCAGAGGATACGCCGCAGTTTTGGCACTTCATGAATACGGTCTCTTTGGCTACATGAGAACGCTTGTGAAAAGATGGGTTCATCTTGTTTTCCAACAGCCAAGAGTCAGGCTTGGCCAGCTCCTGCCTCTTCACATTTAGTAGTCTAGAATCCATGTCCGTATACAAGTCTACATCGTCTTCGTTGGGGAAGTAGCCGTATGTAGCGCTGGCTCGTAATAGCCCATTAGGGTTGGAGGAAAGGTTTAAAAATTCATCAGAGCAGCCATGCAGAGAGCTGGCCATGTTCAGAAGGGAGTGTGGGGGACGTATAATTTCATCTTTGAGATCGTCTTCGGCATCTACCAGGATAGGCTCCTTTCGCAGGCTCAGGGATGCGGTAAGCGGGGGCTTGTTCTTGCTGTCCCAGTAGCTGTCGTAGGTGTCAACGGACTTGGATGGTTTTGTTACCTTCTGCTTAAAATAATCCTTGGATGGCGCCCTCTCACTGGCAGATTTCTGCAGAACCATCCTAGCCATGGATATGTTTAAGGATTCCTTGCACTCCACTCGTCTCTTCATTTCGTCCGTGCAGCCCCTGACGTCCTCATTGCTGCTCTTACGCTCATTTACCACGTCCACTTCCAAGTAGCCTTTATCCTTTACCTGCAGGTAGATTTCCAGTAGAAGTTCACATTCAACTCGGGCTAGAAAAAGTTCAAAGGAGACTCTTTTGACTTGCGTGGTGTCCACATGGTCTTTCAGTCTGTAAACTGTCCCTTGTTCTTGTACATAACCCATATGGTTCAATATGTGCCGGATGTCGTCATCGATTAAAGCAGCTCTCACATAATATACAAAAGGCCCAGTGTATGTCTGGTGAGGAAACAAGAAAATGTTAGGGACCGACAGAACAACAGAGCAGCACAAACACACAGCCTTATCAATGTCTGGCAAGGCACTGAGCAAAACCAGCAAAAACTCAATtataagcttaaagggaacctgtcactgggattttgtgtatagagttgagg
This window of the Bufo bufo chromosome 6, aBufBuf1.1, whole genome shotgun sequence genome carries:
- the SPATA2 gene encoding spermatogenesis-associated protein 2 → MDTKYKEDLFRKYVQFHESKLEASDSKQRVVSDEYLRTAASALLSLPKIDPIYRFRLIRFYEVCENSLKTLRTSNLRSLHNAAAMLETIGINLFLYPWKKEYKNIKTYTGPFVYYVRAALIDDDIRHILNHMGYVQEQGTVYRLKDHVDTTQVKRVSFELFLARVECELLLEIYLQVKDKGYLEVDVVNERKSSNEDVRGCTDEMKRRVECKESLNISMARMVLQKSASERAPSKDYFKQKVTKPSKSVDTYDSYWDSKNKPPLTASLSLRKEPILVDAEDDLKDEIIRPPHSLLNMASSLHGCSDEFLNLSSNPNGLLRASATYGYFPNEDDVDLYTDMDSRLLNVKRQELAKPDSWLLENKMNPSFHKRSHVAKETVFMKCQNCGVSSGGPICQKCDSILIYRPDGPLLKQNNLSIKTTVQNDGYSSSGSALREKSSYGTSSQERASQQNAKMKPSTTLRCGFCNRAGASNTCTVCSKVSCDACVVAYSHEYCCRKSDHHRFAPNNQLNYKSSQLSHLVYR